The genome window GTTCGCAGAGCTAATTAAGTGCGGAATAAGAACAATTATGCGTCTTCTGAAAAACAGGTCTTTTATTTCAGAACAGTCTGCAACAAGCCCCTTGAGTTTTGATAAAGTTTATGCTGAACAATTTGCTAGGAATTACACTGATTTGACAATGAACAGAAAGCAAAACAGGATAAAGAAATACAACAGCACAATTGATGTAGACTTCCAAGCTTATGTGTTCAATAACAAATTACTCCCCCAcgccaccccccccccccacctcCCTCCCGGTCTCAGCAGCAACAACTCTCTATTCACCATCTTCTATTTCACTCTTTTATCAGATTCTCCTAAACGTAAGGACTTTGCATATCAAACACTCGCAAACcaaaaggtgaaattgaagaagGGTAAACTCAGTTGAATTTGACCAACAATGCAAATAAAGACCAACACGTCTCTGCTTTTGCTCGTTTTCAGCCAATTATCTTCTCCCTTTAAGCACCAGCCAAGATTGGCTGCCAACAGAACAACCAAAGAGGAAGAACAGTAGGGTAATTTTTGAAAGAGATCCTCATGCAATTATCAATTAACACATCCTTTTTTTCATCTTAATACCAGCAAAACCAAATATTAGGCCACTTTTATCTAAACGGAAAACCAATGAGCAGCAAAGAGGAATTTCAATCTCTGAGCTGTTTAGCAAGTGACTTGCATGCAATGTTtaaaattgaacaaaataataaagaaagaagagaaacgAAGAGATACAGATAAAAGGCAGATACCTGCACCTCCGGCTGCATCTTTACAAATTTCAAGAACTTGAATTGAAGCCTGAGAAACCATCAAAGATTGCAACTTTTTACTCAAAGAACAAAAACCCAATATAGTTTCCACCActacaaatcaaaatcaagaaatagtatCCTTTCTCAGTCTCAGCCTACTTTTATTTCTgccctttttgtgtctctctcTTTCGAAGAGTGTTTTCGAGAGAGTTTTATAGCACGTTTTTTCCGTTTGTGCTCTTTTCAAGTCAACCTCTGCCGAAACTCTTTTATGGAATAATTATAGCATATTCATGCCCGATGGGAGGGAGAAAAAACATCGTAAAAGCAATGtccgaatttgataattttcacgTATGGTCGTAGGACTCTGTTAAAATTAAATTTAGGCTCTCAAACAAAATGGACCTAGATAAACAGCTAGTAGGACAAATTTTGGCAACACGAAAGATGAAACAAAATACAATAATTggtaaacaaaaattaaaaaaaggaatTCCTTATATTTCCTATAGAGCATATTTTCTGGTTCACAAGGCATTAgcaatttttgataaaagaaagaaatcagaATAATGTGTACGACTAGCTGAAGCCAGCTGGTAAGCTGTGACATCTCGTCATAAAGGAGGAAAACGGTGGAAAAGTGGACTTGCATGCTGAAAATTAATAAGGAGCCTCCACGTAGCATGGTTTCATGTGACAAGAAGAatacaaatgaaaatttgcatactttttcattttttattttattttattttatgccTTGGGAGCACATGATAAGCAGAACAAAGCagcgagtttttttttttttttttttttaacgtaaTGACATATCTAATCCAATCTCCTCCTACTCCTACTTTTACTGGGGAACTTACTCTAAAGGACGATCCAACTGAGTCGGAGGAATCTAATAGAGATTGAATCACTATCAGACCAGATGCACTTATAtggatttttttaaaacaacctTTATATAAAGACATATTGATAGGAGGCAAGATTTGAACCCTTAACCTCCTATCAACATAGAGAGTTGGATTTTTTTAGAACAAGCCTCGTATAGAGAGTTGGTTAGGGAAAAAGTTCTATCGATGTCATTTGTGAggataaaattttgaattgaagATACTTTAGCGTTACAGTTTTAATTGTCGCTAAACCAAGAGTAAGCACACAATAGAAGAATTCTAATATGATTAGTAGGGAAGAAGTTCATtcttaaaatcagaaaattggtGAGAGCATTATATGTCGGGCATCTTTTGTGCCCTGTCCAAAATATGGAACAACTcacaaaatgcaagaaaagttgCTCCCAATCCAAGATATGTTTAGTTATACTACCGTCTTCTATGCAAATCAGAGAATTTCCAAACACTCAAGTTTCATTTCGTGGAAAAAAAGCAAGAATATCTTCCAAGCATTGCTAATTTGTTACTAGAAAGAAACCAAATAAGCACCCACCACTGCTAGATGAAAGCACTAAGTACTAGGCTTTGGATTAAACACAAAGAGTGTTTTTATCATAGATGTCAATTGTAACCTCTAGTTAGAGCATCCACCAGAGTTCGATCCCAGTCATAAAAATAGGGAAAAATCCAACCAACAATCCAAATAAGGGTTGGGGCCTGAAGTGGGTCCAGGTCctttttttggacaaaaaaaaaaatttgtaatccTGAGGAAATCTCTATTTTTATCCTTTAAATTCAAGATGTTAgtataatatataaaattttaacCTCAACCTTATTATTTTTGTCAATAAATAATGCTCTGCACTTTCAATTATACTCTTTTTTTTGTGTTGAAATTTCTGCATCTGATCTATTGGCAGCCAATGCCATCGAGTTTACCTCACTGCAATCAGAGAACCACTGCTACAATTTTCTTCTCaaataaagaaagaaggaaagaaaatatgcCAACTATTCATTGCAATAGGACTGAAGCTTCCCGAGTTCTGAGGTCTCTAGGCTTTTCTTCGGGAATGGTCGTGCTAGAGTGCGGGTCaagatttttttggaaaagtaGGAAAACATGATAAGGTCGTAGGTCTGGGACGAAGCAAATTGAAACAAGAAAGCAACGTTTGACTCGTGAGATGAGAGGAGCCCGTAAAAGTTGTGCTTCATTTGACTGGCTGGCTGTTAGGCTATATAGGCATAATTCAGAAAAAGACGTTTCAAATGACTTTGCATGTAATGTAACCCCAAAGTGATTAAGCGTCATAAATACACATGCCTAATCTAGTCTAAGATGAAGTGATGAACAGtgggaatgaatgaatgaatagaACATGAGGAGGAGAAATTTGAAGGCCATTCCTAAGAcctcccctccccccccccccccaaagtATTCAGCCTCGTAAACACATGGCTAATCTAATCTAAGATTGTAAGATCAAGAAAGGCAAGGGACATATATAAAAATGAGAACAATTAATGGTGGTTCATAGGAGAACTACTTATATCGCAGTTTAAAGTTAAGGGGCACAAGAATTCGTGAATTTGGTGAATCAGGCTTCTGATTGCTCGTCGAAAAATTGCGTCATTTTTCATAATTACATTTCTCtattatctcttttttttttcatatgcaTCATATCGCTACATTAATATTTCTAcaaaaaaatccaagaaaatgcaattcaaacaaggccgtgatttgatagtttttttGATGGAATGCCTTGTTTTGTTTCCACCATTTTTGGAGGAAGACATTAGGGAAATTAGCTTCCCGCGTGTTGTCACGGTTTAAATTGTTtagtgcgtgtgtgtgtgtgtatcgATGTGtttgacccaaaaaaacaaaaggaaaaagtgaCTCTCAAATCTAAAGGGCACTCTTCAACTCCAAATCGAATCAAGTGCTACTCTCATCGCTCCTATTCGATGAATGGAGACTGCAGTGGCGGTGTTAAGACCTTTTGTTCACGGGGTGCAATAGTCTAAATGTAAAATGTGTTGGTCTAGAATTTTTTAGTATAACTAAATATTTGTTATAAGTACAccagttaatttatttaatattacattttttttaaaaaaaaagtcttaTACTAGTAATTAACCATTTGCAATAGTTATCAGGTCATgttattttataaaattcaccaaaaaactATTAAAGACGCAAACGGGCCCCAGGTTAACTAACTTGATCCCATTACGTTGCTGACTTTAATTTCTATGCAATGGGACTACATTAAAGATTGAAAGCCTGCCATAATCAATCACCTGCTCTGATGTGCTTTTCTTCCAGGCTTCAAATCGACCAGCAAATCGCGGCCGACAACGTTGCTTGAGCCACACTATTGTTTGgctgctttaaaaaaaaatgcattttgctGGGCATATTTCGTGCAAAGTGATCGATGAGTTGCAATCTTCCGGTCTGTCACACAAAATCATAGTCACATCTTAATATCTCTCATTGACACGTTGTTAATTCCCAGAAGAATACTGTACCATGCTCAGAAGTTAAAAAGCACaatctaataaaaaaaagaaaaaaatgttacaaaCTGCAATTTCTCCCTCAAGAGAAGCTaacacaataaataaataagggtAATAAATTTTTGGGTTAAATGTAAAAAATCCCCACAAACTATATATCGAGTTGCAGTTTACCCCTAAACTATAATGATAAGCATTTTGTCCCCTTGAATGATATGTTTGGACAAATTTACCCCTTTTATTTTAAgcattgctatttttcttttttccctatcattttcttttaaattcttcCTTTTTGTCTTTAAACATTGTTTAAATAAGTAGACTAGATtagtcaaaatttatttatttcttaatttcgtatgccaatattttataaaaaaaaaatctatggaatacaagattttttttccaaatgttGAAGTCAatgtcatttaagaaattgaacttttcaaatgtataataacaaaatagagaaattgattaatcaatcattagtagtatcaataacaaaaaagatgaactactattgttgtttattcttattttttatttcactacAAATAGCAATtgctaacttttcttttttatgtgatatataaTGTTACTTTTATTATAAGTAGTTGGGTAACTGTGAATTCTTAATTAGTTTATAGGTACTTAAATTGTCGAATTACTAGATTAatacactttaaaatataaGCTACATATGTTTTGTAATAACAAAGAGTTTATGACAAAttattaagaatgaatttaacaaataaacaaatttaaaaagcagtttaaaaaatattaaaatttttgataTAAGTCTTTTCACATGGGAGAGAGATGTTGGCTAGTTCCAAGAGACAAGGagagcaaaaagaaaataaaatgaaaaaaaatgaaaaaagctaatagagaaaaaaaaaaagaaaggatttaAGATAGTAGGGGTAGTATTGTCCAAATATATCATTCAATGGGGTAAAATGCCAATTATTATagtttagggggtaaactgcaaCTGAATATATAATTTGTGGGgggtttttgcatttaaccctaAATTTTTTGTTCTTGGGGCTCCACGAGTCAATGAAGTTTAGTAGAGTGACTTTTAAGCCTACACAACATCCCATAAATAGATTACCCTCTTGAAAGGGATTCACGTCATCATCACAATTCTCTCCCCTTTAGTCAATTCCACAATTCCTGCGTAATCTCAATCACATGGAAATCATCATATTCCTCCTATTAGACCCTAATTCTCTTTTCATTCGTGAATTAAAAACCATACTAATTAAGAGATCTTCAAGTTCCAAGTTGCATGCAACCATTTGGAACAGAGTTTGATGGGCGTGCCTCAAGGTAACTAGCTTCTAACCTGCTTCTGCACACCCTACCCCTGTCATTGCAGTATTTATTTACAATGGACTGAAATTTGTTATTATATAGTTTTCAGCTGACATAATTATTGATGAACCTTTTTCATAGATATTAGATGCTTAATTAAACTGAAAATTATAAGTTCCCCAacaagaaatagaaaaagagTAATCTCAAAGTTGAAGTTCACTCAAGATTTTGCAGATACGAATTCATGTGTAACGGGGAAAggaggaaaaattttttttttttcttagattTAGTATTAACAAAATCATTGAAGGTGTCAACATAGGTGaattggacagatttgaacacTGATAATTGGGTAATAGGTATAATTGGATCAACCCCTTTATATTAGTTTAAAGAAATGGATATGAATGGAGTATAAATGGGTATATctaattacccatttataagtCACTTACCAatctatttatttttcaattttttgtatgttgtttgacaagaaataacagtattattttattgttatgaaattgataatgaattcaaatttatcCGCTTAACACTCATTAAATATTGTTgaatttaaatgtataattatttttaaacgAGTGAGTCAAGTCAATATACAATCCACCAATTACATGATTTTAATTAGGTACTCATTTTAAATTAATGAATGGATTTAGGCAAATCATTAGTAGGTGAATTTGGATGGATTAATATAATTGGGTTGTAATTGACACTTTTAAAAATCACCAACACGTGTTTATAATATCTAGTGGTTGGTAAAGGTTATTGGCTTTAGGTTGGTAGaacattcaaaaattatggCATCTCTTTATCGTCCACTGCATCGCGCTGGCATAGTACGCGTGCATGTTCTGCTTTTGATATGGCCATAGACTTTTCAACATCGAATTTCTGAGGTTCGATCATAGATGTGGCAGACCATCCGAAGAAGAGCAAAAGCAAGGCCAGTAGCATCTATCAAGCATCATCTGCCACGTTACGGAGTATGGACCTCTGGATACAaaccaacccaacccaacccaacccagcCCAGCCCAGCCCAACCCAATCTCCAGTCTTATTTACATTTGTGGGCTTTGTCTGCAGGGGTTTTGACTGCTAAGAGTGtttcttattatatttttttcgcTAGGGACACGAAACCatttgataactcaatttaggacttaaatttaataaaattatatcttaatatatttaaatcatttgataattaaaaattaaatgtttaaattaattaaacggcactgaattttctagataaaacttgcttccaaaattaagtgattaaCTATTCACTTACCATTGAATATGATATGTACCATTGAATATGATATGTATTCaaatgtatttgatttaatatttaacagatCAATAACTTAATGGCTTCAAACTTTAGATTTTAAATTccagtttttaaattttaattttatcaaacgcacccaaAATGTTGAAATCTTAATTAGATAATATTGATTTTTTGGGAAGACcgaaggaaaattggaaaagaaaaaaaatgaaaacaaaaaaagctTTCTTTGGTCTTTTATTAATGATTGTTGCCTAAAATTGGCAGGTGCATAATACGGGTTTATCTTTGGCCTTTTATTTGCATACATTTTTACATTTGTCACTTCTCTTACTCTGACCTTCATATACtctttgatttaattttgaccACCCATGCCCATTAACCAATGCCTGTTATACAAAGTTACGAAGCcaaagagacaaaaaaaaaaaaaaaaaatcttcctaaagtttttcttacttttagtTTATCATCTCAATTAGAAACGGCTAATCCCCATTTGTTTTTGAAGTTTCCTACAAAATGTGAAATAGCAACGGAATAAAATAGtcaaataaaatatgacttttttAACGGGTACTCAATTAACACTTATTAAAACACTTCAATTATACATAATCTATCACGTGAATGCACATTAATAATTATTACCGTACCTTGTATTTGTACATTTTTCCTGTttaatattaatattttaaGCAGTATCGCGCAGACACGTGTTAGACAGATTCGTAAAAATATGAAACAAAAGAATTTGTTCATTCCACCCACCCATCAAAGGCACCAACCAATGCTTGCTTGCCCAAAGCAGCCAATTGTACTCCATGGACTGCAGAAACAATTTGCAGTCTAAAATATAAATTGAATTTTAGATTTGCTGGTAGAACTAATAAGAAATCCCATCTGGCTAGACAAATACTTTTCCAATTTCAGGGGGgctttatttttcactttccaTGTTTGCCCCCCAAAATCAGCCGACGCGTGGCGCTCAACTCCCTGATAGATGCGTGTGGAACTAACTGCACCTGTCACACGGAATGCATAAGTTCTTCTCGCCGCCGACACCCCGGCCAGCACCACCACCACCGCGAAAACCGCGTGACGTAGTTGCCAGTTGCCACACCATATAAAGCCCGTTCTCGTAATTTCACCTGACCCATGTTTTTTCCCCCTCGATCCACCCCCAACCGGTGACCGGTCCCATCCGAACACGCAATGTGAATTTTCACTGCTCTCTTTCTCtatttctctctctccccttGATCGTATTTGTACTGCATGTAGTCCTATAAATCAAGAAGAAAGGAGAGAAACAGAGACATTGCTTGACCATCCTCACTTCTCGCCTTGGTGTCTCTTCATCGCTCaaaaaatttttctctctctctttttttctatATATTTGCTCCGCATTGTTTCATCTGGGTTAGACTTCAATTGAATTGAATTTTACCTGTAAGTTTATCATCTATCCAACTCAACTCCTTGGtctttttttttgctaaaaaaaaattttggttattGATTTTAGAATTCTGATGGAATTTATTATCTGGGGTTCGGTTATGATGGAAATAGATTAGATCTTTAGAGAAATGTGCTTAATTCTTATGCATTTGTGTATGAtctgtgattggcattgcttcaTTTGATCCAGATCTTATTTTTGCATATTGTTTGTGGGTTTTACAAATTTGTTTGGGCAGCTGCAGGTATTAATATTGGTACAGAGATTTGAACTAagggagggaaaggaaaaatggGTTGGTTTTTGTTTTCGGAAATTATTGGATGGATCTGATAGAATCAGGTGCAAGTTTGttccgattttttttttgttgtgggGGGGGGTTCTTTtatctctttcctttttaatatttaaatgcGTTTGTTTTGGCAAGTTTTTGAGTTTTGTTTGCTTTTTGATGCTTATGGTGTTTAAGATGGTTATGATCTGATTGAAGTGCTTGTTATTTCATTGGCCTAACGTTTCCAGCTTGGTCAAGTACTATTTACTCATTCTTGAATGTATGTTGGGAGAAAATTGGTCTTGTAATCTTTCCTTGTCAACAAGTTGTTGCTACCTTGAAAGATTTAAGGAAAGTGCTGAATCATGCTGTCTGAGTACTGATGTCGGgctttttttgattgatttatGCTTGTTTATGAGGTATTTTTGTTTAAGCACCCTCGCAAAGCTAGGGGGCAATGATTGTTGTTTTGTAGCAATTTTTTTATAACTGTTGGCTGTGAGTGTCCGTTAATAGCATTATGGTATTGGCAACTGCTAGCACAATGTCTTGAAAGGGCTTATTGCAGGTGTGGAGGGGATTGTTAGGAGTCGTGCATACGattttccatattttgattgCCAAGGGATGTTTATTTGAAATGGATGTTGTAATTGATATTATCGCTGAAGTATATTCCTATAACTGTCTCTTGATATGAGGAACTGTGTTTTTGTGATTTGTTATTTTTAGAGGTGATTGAAATGGCGCCATACAAGCCGCAGAATATTCTCATTACTGGGGCAGCTGGATTTAttgcatctcatgttgctaaCCGGCTGGTGCGAAGCTACCCTGATTACAAGATTGTTGTCCTTGACAAGCTTGACTATTGCTCGAATATGAAGAACCTGCTTCCCTCTCAATCGTCCCCAAAATACAAGTTTGTTAAAGGGGATATTGCAAGTGCTGATCTTGTCAACTACTTGCTTATCACTGAGTCAATTGACACAATTATGCACTTTGCTGCACAGACCCATGTTGATAATTCCTTTGGCAATAGCTTTGAATTCACCAAGAACAACATTTATGGCACACATGTGCTGTTAGAGGCTTGCAAAGTTTCTGGCGGTGTGAGAAGATTTATACATGTGAGCACTGATGAGGTCTATGGTGAGACTGATGAAGATGCCGTTGTGGGAAACCATGAAGCCTCACAACTCCTTCCTACAAACCCGTATTCTGCCACCAAAGCTGGAGCTGAAATGCTTGTTATGGCATATGGTAGATCATATGGCTTACCTGTAATAACTACGCGAGGAAATAATGTTTATGGTCCTAATCAATTTCCAGAAAAGTTAATCCCAAAGTTTATCCTTTTGGCTATGAGAGGGAAGCCTCTTCCCATTCACGGTGATGGTTCTAATGTACGAAGTTATCTCTACTGTGAGGATGTTGCTGAGGCATTTGAAGTTATTCTTCACAGGGGAGAAGTTGGTCATGTATACAACATTGGAACTAAGAAGGAGCGAAGAGTGATTGACGTTGCTAAAGATATATGCAAACTTTTTAACATGGATCCTGAGACAAACATCCAATTTGTGGAGAACAGGCCATTCAATGATCAGAGATACTTCCTGGATGATGAGAAGCTGAAGGACTTGGGTTGGTCAGAGAGGACCGTATGGGAAGAAGGACTAAAAAAGACTATGGAATGGTATATCAGCAACCCAGATTGGTGGGGGGATGTCACTGGAGCGTTGCTTCCTCATCCTAGAATGTTGATGATGCCTGGTGGAATTGAAAGGCATTTGGATGAATCTGGCTCTTCTGAAGTCTTAGAGAATTCTCATCAGAGCAAAATGGT of Coffea arabica cultivar ET-39 chromosome 5c, Coffea Arabica ET-39 HiFi, whole genome shotgun sequence contains these proteins:
- the LOC113743720 gene encoding trifunctional UDP-glucose 4,6-dehydratase/UDP-4-keto-6-deoxy-D-glucose 3,5-epimerase/UDP-4-keto-L-rhamnose-reductase RHM1, which produces MAPYKPQNILITGAAGFIASHVANRLVRSYPDYKIVVLDKLDYCSNMKNLLPSQSSPKYKFVKGDIASADLVNYLLITESIDTIMHFAAQTHVDNSFGNSFEFTKNNIYGTHVLLEACKVSGGVRRFIHVSTDEVYGETDEDAVVGNHEASQLLPTNPYSATKAGAEMLVMAYGRSYGLPVITTRGNNVYGPNQFPEKLIPKFILLAMRGKPLPIHGDGSNVRSYLYCEDVAEAFEVILHRGEVGHVYNIGTKKERRVIDVAKDICKLFNMDPETNIQFVENRPFNDQRYFLDDEKLKDLGWSERTVWEEGLKKTMEWYISNPDWWGDVTGALLPHPRMLMMPGGIERHLDESGSSEVLENSHQSKMVVPTAKSSNPPNKPVLKFLIYGRTGWIGGLLGKLCEKQGISYEYGMGRLENRSQLLADIQAVKPTHVFNAAGVTGRPNVDWCESHKTETIRTNVTGTLTLADVCRDNGLLMMNFATGCIFEYDAAHPEGSGIGFKEEDIPNFAGSFYSKTKAMVEELLKEYDNVCTLRVRMPISSDLSNPRNFITKISRYNKVVDIPNSMTILDELLPISIEMAKRNLRGIWNFTNPGVVSHNEILEMYKKYIDPEFKWANFTLEEQAKVIVAARSNNEMDATKLKTEFPELLPIKESLIKYVFEPNKNPSA